Proteins encoded within one genomic window of Columba livia isolate bColLiv1 breed racing homer chromosome 1, bColLiv1.pat.W.v2, whole genome shotgun sequence:
- the SYT10 gene encoding synaptotagmin-10 isoform X1, with protein sequence MSFSAEDGVGSLCHKALQIISELCLGGQVEREKCAGIFPLETARQGIGGTDISVSLLAVVVSFCGLALLVVSLFVFWKLCWPCWRSKPLASNASNVPQSNSSAPTEVFETSEKKEVKENGKPTTKVLEAALKISHTSPDIPAEVQNALKEHLIRHARMQRQITEPTSSSRHNSFRRHLPRQMQVSSVDFNMGTDPILQRGETTTSIGRIKPELYKQKSVDSDGQQEDVKTCGKLNFTLRYDYENELLAVTIVKALDLPAKDFTGTSDPYVKIYLLPDRKKKFQTRVHRKTLNPVFDETFQFPVAYDQLSNRKMHFSVYDFDRFSRHDMIGEVILDNLFEVSDLSREANVWKDIHCATTESVDLGEIMFSLCYLPTAGRMTLTVIKCRNLKAMDITGASDPYVKVSLMCEGRRLKKRKTTTKKNTLNPVYNEAIIFDIPPENVDQVSLSIAVMDYDRVGHNEVIGVCRTGIDAEGLGRDHWNEMLAYPRKPITHWHPLVELPGRATSFDSQGSCSSPKPPLTP encoded by the exons ACATCTCAGTCAGTCTATTAGCAGTAGTCGTCAGCTTCTGTGGGCTCGCCTTGCTGGTAGTCTccctttttgtcttttggaaGCTGTGTTGGCCCTGCTGGAGAAGCAAACCTCTCGCTTCCAATGCCAGTAATGTCCCTCAGAGCAACTCCAGCGCTCCTACGGAGGTTTTTGAGACCagtgagaaaaaagaagttaaagaaaatgggaaaccTACAACAAAGGTACTTGAAGCTGCATTGAAAATTAGCCACACTTCACCTGATATACCAGCAGAGGTCCAGAACGCACTGAAAGAGCATCTGATCAGACATGCACGCATGCAGAGGCAGATCACTGAGCCCACATCGTCCTCAAG gCACAATTCTTTCAGGAGGCACTTGCCAAGGCAAATGCAAGTGTCCAGTGTTGATTTTAACATGGGGACAGACCCAATTTTGCAAAGGGGAGAGACGACGACCAGCATTGGGAGAATAAAACCAGAACTCTACAAGCAGAAGTCGGTGGATTCTGATGGGCAACAAGAAGATGTGAAAACATGTGGAAAACTTAACTTCACTCTCCGGTATGATTATGAGAATGAGCTTCTGGCTGTCACAATTGTCAAAGCCTTAGATCTGCCTGCTAAAGACTTCACAGGAACATCCGACCCCTACGTTAAGATTTATCTGCTTCCAGAtaggaaaaagaagtttcagACACGAGTTCACAGAAAGACATTAAATCCTGTCTTTGATGAAACCTTTCAGTTTCCTGTAGCCTATGACCAactcagcaacagaaaaatgcatttcagtgttTATGATTTTGACAGATTTTCTAGACATGACATGATTGGGGAAGTTATTCTTGATAACCTTTTTGAAGTCTCAGATCTCTCCAGGGAAGCCAATGTATGGAAAGACATCCACTGTGCCACCACA gaaAGCGTAGATTTGGGTGAGATCATGTTTTCCCTCTGTTATTTGCCAACTGCTGGGAGAATGACTTTAACAGTCATCAAATGCAGGAATCTCAAAGCAATGGATATAACTGGTGCATCAG ATCCATATGTCAAAGTGTCACTCATGTGTGAGGGCCGAAGACTGAAAAAGCGGAAAACAACCACAAAGAAGAACACGCTAAATCCTGTTTATAATGAGGCCATCATCTTTGATATCCCTCCAGAGAATGTGGACCAGGTCAGCCTCTCCATTGCAGTGATGGATTACGATAG AGTAGGGCACAATGAGGTCATTGGAGTATGTCGGACAGGAATCGATGCTGAAGGGCTTGGAAGAGATCATTGGAATGAAATGTTGGCTTACCCACGTAAACCTATAACTCACTGGCATCCACTAGTAGAG TTACCTGGCCGAGCAACCAGTTTTGATAGCCAGGGGTCTTGTTCATCACCAAAACCACCACTTACACCATAG